From the genome of Desulfuromonadales bacterium, one region includes:
- the cysE gene encoding serine O-acetyltransferase, whose translation MFRTLQEDFKVVFERDPAVRSKLEIIFCYPGFHAVLFHRLAHRLWLGRFYFLARLTSHIGRFFTGIEIHPGAKIGRGFFIDHGMGVVIGETAEIGDNCTLYHGVTLGGTSWAKEKRHPTLGNNVVIGSGAKILGPFTVGDNSKIGSNSVVVKEVPPNSTVVGVPGRVVMTGGEKPEEKVDLEHGRLPDPEAKAISCLFDQIRALERKVRELTEEQERLRALQPAASVKESA comes from the coding sequence TGTTTCGAACCCTGCAAGAGGATTTCAAGGTCGTTTTCGAGCGTGACCCGGCGGTGCGCAGCAAGCTCGAAATCATTTTCTGCTATCCCGGGTTTCACGCCGTGCTCTTTCATCGGCTGGCCCATCGCCTCTGGCTGGGACGGTTCTACTTTCTCGCCCGACTCACCTCCCACATCGGCCGCTTCTTTACCGGCATCGAAATCCATCCCGGCGCCAAAATCGGCCGCGGGTTCTTCATCGATCACGGCATGGGAGTGGTCATCGGCGAGACGGCAGAGATCGGCGACAACTGCACCCTCTACCACGGCGTCACCCTCGGCGGCACGTCCTGGGCCAAGGAGAAACGCCATCCGACCCTCGGCAACAACGTCGTCATCGGCTCGGGGGCGAAGATTCTCGGTCCCTTCACGGTCGGCGACAACAGCAAGATCGGCTCCAATTCCGTGGTGGTCAAGGAAGTTCCCCCCAATTCGACGGTGGTCGGCGTTCCGGGCCGGGTGGTGATGACCGGCGGCGAGAAGCCGGAGGAGAAGGTCGACCTCGAACATGGCCGGCTCCCCGACCCCGAGGCCAAGGCGATCTCCTGTCTCTTCGACCAGATCCGGGCACTGGAGCGCAAGGTGCGGGAATTGACGGAGGAGCAGGAGAGGCTGCGCGCGCTCCAGCCTGCGGCCTCGGTAAAGGA